The following are encoded together in the Bradysia coprophila strain Holo2 unplaced genomic scaffold, BU_Bcop_v1 contig_87, whole genome shotgun sequence genome:
- the LOC119084573 gene encoding D-3-phosphoglycerate dehydrogenase: MVVNIEKVLVCDAVDSACIQLLESNGISVDTKQKLSKEELCKEVKNYDALIVRSDTKITAEVLAAGAGFIKVVGRAGAGVDNIDIDAATKNNVVVLNTPGGNSISACELTCILIGTLARPVVPAAVSMTKGLWDRKLYSGSELYGKTLAILGLGRIGREVSLRMRAWGMRIIGFDPITTEAEAKAAGIEKMELEQIWPLADYITVHTPLIPSTKDLICTATLSKCKKGVKIINVARGGIVNEADLLGSLEAGHCGGAAIDVYPEEPPKSEVTKNLVKHPKVVATPHLGASTGEAQVRVAVEVAEQFVALTGKTAKYTDYSGVINRDVLKTYL; encoded by the exons ATGGTCGTTAACATTGAAAAAGTTCTCGTTTGTGATGCTGTCGACAGTGCGTGCATTCAATTATTGGAATCAAATGGGATCAGT GTGGACACGAAACAAAAGCTAAGCAAGGAAGAACTATGCAAAGAAGTGAAA AATTATGACGCTCTCATCGTTCGTTCGGACACAAAAATAACCGCCGAAGTACTTGCGGCTGGAGCCGGATTCATTAAAGTAGTGGGTCGAGCCGGAGCGGGAGTGGATAATATTGATATCGATGCAGCAACGAAAAACAATGTGGTCGTTTTGAA tACACCAGGAGGAAACTCAATTTCGGCTTGCGAATTAACTTGTATATTAATTGGCACACTAGCCCGACCCGTCGTCCCTGCTGCTGTGAGCATGACAAAAGGTTTGTGGGATCGTAAATTGTATTCCGGCTCCGAATTGTACGGAAAAACGTTGGCCATTCTTGGTTTGGGTCGCATTGGTCGTGAGGTTTCGTTGCGAATGAGGGCATGGGGAATGAGG ATTATTGGTTTCGATCCAATCACAACCGAAGCGGAAGCTAAAGCAGCCGGAATCGAGAAAATGGAACTGGAGCAAATTTGGCCATTGGCTGATTACATTACCGTGCATACGCCACTCATTCCATCAACTAAAG ATTTAATATGCACGGCAACCCTATCGAAGTGCAAGAAAGGAGTTAAAATAATAAACGTCGCTCGCGGCGGGATAGTTAACGAAGCAGATTTACTGGGCAGTTTGGAAGCTGGACATTGTGGTGGTGCTGCGATTGATGT ATACCCTGAAGAGCCGCCAAAATCGGAGGTAACTAAAAATTTGGTGAAACATCCGAAAGTAGTTGCAACACCCCATTTGGGAGCTTCAACTGGCGAGGCTCAGGTTCGTGTTGCTGTGGAAGTAGCAGAACAGTTTGTTGCATTGACTGGTAAAACTGCCAAATACACCGATTATTCGGGTGTTATCAACCGTGATGTTTTGAAAACATATTTGTAA